The nucleotide sequence CTGGCACCGATGACCTTCGGAGAACGCCTGAAGAACCTGCGCAACCTGCGCGCCTACAGCCAACTGGAACTGGCCGAGCGTTGCGGCGTTTCTCAACGGCATGTCGCCTTTCTGGAGCGTGGGCGCTCGAAACCCAGCCGGCGCATGGTGCTGGACCTGGCGGAAACCCTGCAATTGCCGCTGGATGCACGTAACCATCTGCTGCTCTCGGCAGGCTTTGCCGCCATCTACCCGGACACGCCGCCGGAGACCGCCGGGCTGGAATTCGCCGATCAAGCCATCGACCTGATCCTGACCCAGCAGGCACCGTACCCGGCGCTGGTGGTGGACCGGCTGTGGCAGCTGCGCAAGGTGAATACCGGCTGTGTACGCATGATGTCCTGGCTGACGGGCATGCCCGAGGATCAGGCGGCCACCCTGCTGGTCGGGCAGAATCTGTTGCAGTTGATGATGGCCGAACCGATCCGGTCGCAGATTCCCACCGGCGTCGCCATTGTCCGGCGCCTGCTGGCGGTGTCGCGCCGGCAACTGGATCTGTCACTGGAAGGGCTGGAAAAACTCGATGCGCTGGAAGCCAGCCTGAAGCTGCCCCGTGCCACCGGTGACGAGCAGGACATCCAGTGGCCGGCGGTGCCCATCGTGTTGCGCAAGGGCGATGAGGAACTGCGGCTGATCTCGACCATCACCACGCTCGGCACCCCCACCGATGTGCGCCTGCAGGACACGATGATCGAGAGTTTTTTCCCGGCGGACGACACCACGCGGGCGTGGTTCAAGGGGCAGTAAGCCCGGTCACCACGCTCAGGGCTGTTGATAGCCGTCCGCATAAGGGTCGTCATAATCCCCTGGCTGCGGCTCGGGCTCGGTGTAGGGTTCCACCTGCTCGGCGATCAGCGTGTAGCCGGTTTTCGCCAGGTCCGTCTCGCTCTGTTCGACTTTCATGGTGCCGGTGACCCAGACGGTGAAAAAGGCTTCCTCGATGGTGGCCTTGCTGCCTTCGCGCATGGTCACCAGCACGGTCTGGTTGCGCGGCGGCGGCGGCACATGGATGCAGGCACCGAAGTACGGCACCAACAGGAATGTGGTGACGCTGTCACCATCACCTTCCAGCGGGATCGCATAGCCGGGTAACTTGACGCGCTGACCGTCCAGCGACTGCACCATGGGCGCTTCGTCCCAGAGTTTTTCCAGCTGCGCGTAGAACTCGATGGCCTTCGGGTCGTCGTCCTCGAGCGTGTTGATATCCACGTCCTCGAACATTTCTTCCGGCGGCCAGCCGTCCGGAATCATGTCGTCCCACTCCAGTTCTGTCGCGGGTTGCGCCAGTACGCTGACACTCGTCAGCAGGCCCAGCACCAGTATCCATTTGCGCATTGCTACATCCTGATCGTCATGCCATCCACCAGCGCATTGCGGTACGCGCGCCACGCCGGCCACAGGCCCGCCAGCACACCACCGGCCAGCAATGCCGCCAGCAGGGCGGCCTCGTGTGCGGTCGGCGGCCACAGGCTGATGGTGAGGCCAAGCTGGCCACTGATCCAGTCGCTGGCGGCCCAGGCCATACCTTGCAGCAGCAGCACGCCAAGCACGGCACCGCCCAGGGACAATACCAGCGATTCACCGATCACCAGTGCAAAAATCTGCCACGGCCTGGCACCCAGCGCACGCAGCAGTGCCATTTCCCGGCGACGCTCGTTGAGGCCCGTCAGCAGCGCGGTGAGCATCACCGTGAGCGCCACCACGGCCACCAGCGCGGACACCGCCAGCAGCGCCTGTTCGCCGACGCGCATCATGTCCCAGAGTTGTTGCAGTGTCAGCCCCGGCAGGATCGCCATCAGTGCTTCGTCGCGGTCGGTGTTGATCTGCCGCTGCACCTGGAACACGGCACGGCGGGAAGTCAACCCGACCATCACGGCCGTGACCGAGGACGGTGTCAGGTCCATCTCGCGTACGCGTTCGGCGCTGAGCCGGTAGCCGGGCAGGGGCGCGCCACCGCGCCAGTCGGCGTGAATCGCTTCCATGCCGGCCAGGCTGATATGCACGGTGTTGTCCACCGGCGTGCCGGTGCGCTCGAGGATGCCGACCACGCGAAACGGTTTGTCGGCATGCTGTGTCAGGCTGACCGCACCGGTGCCGTGTGCCAGCACGAGGCGCGCGCCTTGCTGGTAGCCCAGCTTGCGGGCCACTTCGGCGCCCAGCACGGCGTCGAAGACGTCATCGAAAATGCCGCCACTGGCCAGCCGCAATGATTCACCTTGGCGATAACGGTAATGCTCGAAATACGCCGCTGAGGTGCCGAGCACCGGAAATCCTTTGTGCGAATCACCCAGCGACAGCGGCACGATCCAGTCCACCTGCGGATGCGTGCGCAGTTTTTCCACGCTGGCCCAGCTCACGTTGCTGGTCGGGTCGCCCATGCGGAACACGCTGTAGAGCAGTAAATTGATCGGCCCGCTGCGGGCGCCGACGATCAGGTCCACGCCAGAGAGCGTGTTGGCAAAACTGTGCCGCGCTTCCACGCGCAGCCGCTCCACGCCCAGCAGCAACGCCACACTCAGCGCCACCGAGCAGATCACCAGTGCCGCGGTGCTGCGCCGGTTCCAGAGGCTGGCGCGGGCCAGTTTCAGCACTGTCACGATGCACCGCCGTTGATGTCGCGCAGCGACAGGCTGCGATGGAAGCGCGGCGCCAGCGACAGGTCGTGGCTGACGAACAGCAGCGCAGCGCCGGCAGCGGTGCATTCCTGTATCAGCAGGGCGACGAATTCGCTGCGGCGATCCGTGTCCAGCGCGGAGGTGGGTTCGTCGGCGATCACCAGCCCCGGCGCCCCCATCAGCGCGCGCGCTGCGGCGACTCGCTGTTGCTGGCCCACGGACAGCGCCGTGACCGGCCGCCGCAACACGTCATCGGCAGCCAGGCCCAGCCGTTCCAGCAGGCGCCGCGCCTGGGCTTCCGGGCTGCCATCGCGGGCGCAGGCCTCGGCCCGGCGCCGCTCGGAAAAACGGCACGGCAACAGCACGTTGTCGAGCACCGACAGATACGGCAGCAGGTTGAATTGCTGGAAGATGATGCCGAGGTGTTCGGCCCGAAAGCGGTCGCGGCGGGCACCGCGCAGTTGCGCAAAGGATTCGCCCAGCACACGGACCTGCCCCTGCTCCGGTGTCGCGATACCGGCAATCAGCGCCAGCAGCGTACTCTTGCCGCTGCCGCTGGGGCCGGCCAGAAAAAGCTGCTCGCCTTCGGCGACGGCGAAGTGCTGCACGTCGATCACACAGGGTGCGCGCCGGTGCCAGCGGAAGCGCACGTCATCCAGTTGCAGGGCCATGCTCATCAGGGCAGCGCCACTCCGGTGTCACCGCCACGGTGCAGGCGCGCTTCGCGGGCGCCGGTGTCGCTGACGCTCTGTACGGTGAGCTGTTGCAGGCCTGGCAATGTATCGAACAGGGTCACGTCCACAGCCCGCAGTTGCGCTGGCTGGGCGCAGTCGAACTCGACGCTGACATGGAAATCGGCATGGCGATGCACGTGGTCGTGGTCGTGGTCGTGGTCGTGGTCGTGGTCATGGTCATGGTCATGGTCATGGTCATGGTCATGGTCATGGTCATGGTCATGGTCATGGTCACCGGCAGCAAACCCGAGCAACGGCGTCTCCACCACCGCCGCGCGCGATTCACAGCCGGCGGCCGGCGGCGGCACCAGTATGTGCGCCGGGTTACCGAGCAGTGCCACTGCCTCATCCACCGCATCGCGGGCAGCCTTGTCGGACGGCTGATGTTCAAAACCCACCACGTCCATCGCCGGCACCATCAGGTCCACCGCCAGCACGTTGCCGTCGCGCGCCAGTTGCAGCGTGCCCTGGCCATGCACATGCGGGCCTTCGGCCAGCGCGAGGCCACTGACGCACAGACCTCCGATCAGGGGCAGCAACGGGAAACGAGCGGACATGACGAGCTCCTCAATGACGGTGGCGGCAAATGTTATACAGTAACAAGACCCGGCGACACCCCTCCGGGTTCCCTTCACCTGATCTGCACCGTGCGTACCGCAGGCTGGTTTCTGTCTGCACGCTTCCCACAGAACGGCCAACGGACACCGAATGCTCCGTCCCCTGATGACCCTATTCGCACTACTGCTCGGCGGCTGCGGCGCCCAGCCTGCCGAGACGGTGCCGACCCGGATGACCCCGTATCTGACACCGGACAGCATGGTCACCCGCGATGGCAGCCACCAGCCGCTGGCAATCTGGTTGCCCGAGGGCGAACCGGAGGCCGTCATCATCGGGCTGCACAGCTTCGGTGACTATCATGCCGCCTTTGATCACCTCGGGCCCTGGTTCGCCGCCCAGGGTATCGCGTTCTACACCTGGGACCAGCGAGGTTTCGGTGCGCACCCCGATGCCGGCCACTGGCCGGGCGACGCGCGGCTGATCACCGACACCGTGGACGCCATCCGCCTGCTGGATGCCCGCTGGCACGCGCCTATTTATCTGCTCGGCGAAAGCATGGGCGGCGGCGTGGCCCTGATCACCGCCGCCGAGCACCCGACACTGCCCATCGCCGGCCTGGCCCTGGCCGCGCCCTCGGTGCGTGCCGGGCTGCGCACCCGTTACCTGTGGAACGCGCTGTTCACCGTGGGCGGCGCACTGATGCCCGGCGCCAGCTACACCCTGACCCGCGACCCGGACGACCCGCGCTACTACCCGCCCAGTGCCGCGCGCCTGGCAAGCGACCCGCAAGTGATCCACGACGTACGCCTGGACACCTACCGCGACCTGATCCGCTTCACCGACCGCGCCTCCGATCTCGCCGCCGAGGTGCGTGCGCCGATCCTGCTGCTGTACGGCGGCCGCGACGGCATGATCCCGCCAGTGTCCATCGCACAACTGCGCAAGGCGCAGCCGCAGCGGCTGGCGTATCACTTCTACCCCGACGCTCCGCACCTGCTGCTGCAGGCCAGCGACTGGCAGCACTACAGCCGCGACATCCTGCACTGGATTCAACAAAGCGTTACTGGTGTCGCCGCCACGCGCGCGCAACAATAGCGCGCAATGCATCACACAGGGGACACCATGCCCACCTCCCGCCCACGCCGCTGGACGCGACGCCTGTGGCAATTGCTTGCGCTGGCACTGGTCGCACTGGTGTTGCTGCAATTGTGGTTCGCTGCCTGGCTGTTCTGGTACCGCAGCCACCCGCCGCTGGAAACAGCGTTCATGGCACGCGAACTCAGCCGCCTGCGCGACGACAATCCGCAGGCCCGGCTGCGCTACGACTGGGTGCCCTATGACCAGATCTCCAACCATCTCAAGCGCGCGGTGCTGGCCGCCGAAGACACCCGCTTCACCCAGCATGGCGGCATCGACTGGGACGGCGTGAAGCACGCCATCGAACGCAACCGCGAGGCTGGCGACACCGTGGCCGGTGGCTCCACCATCAGCCAGCAACTGGCCAAGAACCTGTTTCTGTCCAGCCGCCGCTCGTACGTGCGCAAAGGCCAGGAGGTGGTGATCACGCTGATGCTGGAGCAGGTGCTCGACAAGCGCCGCATTCTGGAGCTGTATCTGAACGTGGCCGAATGGGGCGAGGGCGTGTTCGGGGCAGAAGCCGCAGCACGCCACTACTTTGGCAAGCCCGCCGCCCGGTTGCAGCCCTGGGAGGCGGCTGATCTGGCCGCGCGCCTGCCCCGGCCGCGCTATTACGACCGCAACGGCCGCACAGACTGGCTGCGGCAATACAGCGGTATCATCCAGGCGCGCATGTATCAGGTGCCGATTCCGTGATGGCGCGGAACCACCACCGCCCGCACCGCTCAAACCCTTGCCGTGGCCACGGGCCGCGCACCGCACAGCAAGAGGATGTCGCAATGCCCCGATCCAGCCGCCTGCCCGCCCTGTTCCTGGTGCTGGGCGCCCTGCTCAGCGCCTGCAGCGATGACGCACCGCCCGCCCCCGACAACGCGCCGCCGCCCCCGACGCCGCAGGAAAAGACCCTGAACGGCGTCTGGCAGGAAACCGGCGGCAGCGCCCGCGTGATGGTGCTTGGCGATGGCCAGCAACTGCACCTGCTGGGCTTCGAGGATCTGCAGGGGCGCCACTGGCAGGCAGATCAGGCCGACACGCTGCAATTGAAGATGCTGGTGCGCAGCACCGGCACGCCGGTCGAACAGCACCCGCGCTTTGACCTGGACAATGACAACGGCACCCTCACCCTGGCCAACGACGACGAAGCCGCCATCACCGGCACCTGGCAGCGCGCGCCCGGCGCCGCCGTGCGGCTGCAGGGCCGCATCACCCTGCCGGACGATTTCAGCATGCCTGCGGACGCCGTGCTGGCCATTACGCTGGAAGAACAGGACGCCGACGGTCTGCCGGCGGACATCATCCGCCGCCAGCTCAGCCGCCCGAAAGCCGGCAGCGAGGCCGTCGACTATCGCTTTTACCTGACCCCCGCAATGTTCACGGAGCACCCCGGCGCCCGCCTGACCGTGCGCGTGATGGTGGACGGCGCGCTGCAGTACCTTGGCCATGCCGCCGACCTGACCGGCGCCCCCCAGGACAACCTGGATATCGCGCTGGAAGCACTCAACGGCGCCACCTCCGGCCAGCGCGCCGCCAACGCACCGCTGCGCACCTTGCACGGCGAATATCGCTACGTGGCCGATGCCGCCGTGTTTACCGAATGCGCCAGCGGCAAGCGTTACCCCGTCGCCTACAGTGAAGGCGGGGCAGAACTCGAGCGCGCCTTCCTGGCGGCCGAGCGTCCCAGCGCCGGCGATGGCCTGCCACAACCCCTGCTGATGACCGTCACCGGCACCCTGCAGGATGGCCCTGGCATGGAAGAGGGCACCGTGGTGGAGCAACTGTTCGTACAAACCCTGGAGCGCACCATGCCCGAAGGCAACTGTGCCAACCGTGGCACGGCGACACTGGAAAACACCTACTGGAAACTCACCCTGCTCGGCAGCCAGCGCGTGCAGACTGCGGAACATCAGCGCGAAGCACACCTGGTGCTGCACGGCCAGGAGAAACATGCGCGGGGTAACCTGGGCTGCAACCAGTTCACCGGCAGTTATGAACTGGACGGCGACACGCTCACGTTCGGCCCCCTCGCCGCCACCAAGATGGCCTGCGCCGGTGGCATGAATATTGAAGGCGATTTCAGCGCCGCACTGGACCGGACCCGCCGCGTGCAACTCGATGGCGAGACACTGATCCTGCTTGATGAGCGCGGCAAACGGCTGGCGGAATTGCAGGCCGTCTATCTGTACTGACCGTACCGGCGGACCCGCCCTGATTGCTGACCTGAACGGAGATATGCAATGCCCCGCGCGCTGATTCTCAAGCATGTGCCCTTCGAAGGCCCCGCCGCCATCGGCGACTGGCTGGCCAGCGAGGGCTTTGAGACCCGCACCCTGCTGTTGTCCGAGCCACACACCCTGCCGGCGCTGGACGAGATCGACTGGCTGATCGTGATGGGCGGCCCGATGGGCGCCAACGATGAAGCCACCTGCCCCTGGATGGCCGCCGAAAAACGCCTGATCCGCGACGCCATCGACAACGGCCGCACCGTGATCGGCATCTGCCTGGGCGCACAGTTGATCGCCAGCGTGCTGGGCGCGCCGGTGACCCGTAACCCGGCGCCGGAAATCGGCTGGTTCCCGATCCAGCCGACCGTGGACTGCCCGCAGGAGATCAGCCTGCTGTTCCGCGACATGCCGAAAGTGCTGCACTGGCATGGCGACACCTTCGCGCTGCCGGACGGTGCGCGCCACCTGTTCGCCAGCGAAGCCTGCGACAACCAGGGTTACCTGTACGCAGACCGCGTGCTCGGCCTGCAATGCCATCTGGAGTGCGATGCCGACACACTGGCCGGCCTGTGCTACCACTGTGCCGACGAACTGACACCCGACACCTGGGTGCAGGACGCCGAGACGTTGCAGTCGGTATCCGACATCGCCCTCGCCTCACTGCATGAACGCCTGTTTGCCCTGCTGGCGCTCCTGCCACGCGAACGCGCCGCCTGACCACGCAAGCAAAACGAGACATGCGTCACACAATGACATCTGGCCCCTCGCCATCACGCGTGGCATAACCTGTCGACACCAGCCCGGTGGCTCCGGCCACCGGCATCTGGCAGCACAGGCAAGTGCCCGGCCGCGTCCTGTTCCGTCGCGGCATCAGCACAGGGCAGGCATGCCCTGTATGCTTGATCCATAAAAGTCGGCCGATAAAGGCCGACCCATAAAAAACGAGGGATTTTGTGCCATGTCATGGCTTTCCTGGGGGGCCACGCTGGCCGGCGGGGCTGCGGCTTTTTTTTATCTGGGCGTACCATTCCTCGTGCGCGGCAGCCAGTGGCTGCCGGCGCAGTATCGGTTCCAGCCGTTGCCATTTGATGACTACATCGGCCTGCAGACAGCCACACACCAGCAGCATGTGAGCCTGCTGCGCGAACGCGGCTTTGAAGTGGTGACGTTCCTGTCACCCACGCTGATGGTGGATGCGGCGGTCACGCTGCTGCGCCACCCGGTCCGCCACAGCCTGTGCAGTGTAGCCACGCTGTCCAACGCGCAGAGTGTGCTCGACTACGTGGAGCTGGTGCGCAGCTGGGACAACGGCGCCATGCTGGTAATGAACAACAGCACGGTGCCGAATCCGTTCCCTGAAGACCCGGCGCGGCTGCAATGTCGCCTGCCGGGCACATCGCCGGACCAGCTGTACGACCTGTTCGACATGACCGAGCGCTATCTGACCCGCGCGCGCGGCCTCACCGCGCGGGACGTGCCCAAAGACCAGGTGTCGGAATTTGTCGCCGGTTATCTGCAACACGAAGCCGAGCGCATGACCACACTCGGCTATTTTGCTGCACCGGTACAGGGGCGGCGGCCGTGCACGATCAAAGGCGCCTGCCTGATGACCTGG is from Isoalcanivorax pacificus W11-5 and encodes:
- the mtgA gene encoding monofunctional biosynthetic peptidoglycan transglycosylase; the protein is MPTSRPRRWTRRLWQLLALALVALVLLQLWFAAWLFWYRSHPPLETAFMARELSRLRDDNPQARLRYDWVPYDQISNHLKRAVLAAEDTRFTQHGGIDWDGVKHAIERNREAGDTVAGGSTISQQLAKNLFLSSRRSYVRKGQEVVITLMLEQVLDKRRILELYLNVAEWGEGVFGAEAAARHYFGKPAARLQPWEAADLAARLPRPRYYDRNGRTDWLRQYSGIIQARMYQVPIP
- a CDS encoding META domain-containing protein — translated: MPRSSRLPALFLVLGALLSACSDDAPPAPDNAPPPPTPQEKTLNGVWQETGGSARVMVLGDGQQLHLLGFEDLQGRHWQADQADTLQLKMLVRSTGTPVEQHPRFDLDNDNGTLTLANDDEAAITGTWQRAPGAAVRLQGRITLPDDFSMPADAVLAITLEEQDADGLPADIIRRQLSRPKAGSEAVDYRFYLTPAMFTEHPGARLTVRVMVDGALQYLGHAADLTGAPQDNLDIALEALNGATSGQRAANAPLRTLHGEYRYVADAAVFTECASGKRYPVAYSEGGAELERAFLAAERPSAGDGLPQPLLMTVTGTLQDGPGMEEGTVVEQLFVQTLERTMPEGNCANRGTATLENTYWKLTLLGSQRVQTAEHQREAHLVLHGQEKHARGNLGCNQFTGSYELDGDTLTFGPLAATKMACAGGMNIEGDFSAALDRTRRVQLDGETLILLDERGKRLAELQAVYLY
- a CDS encoding helix-turn-helix domain-containing protein — translated: MLAPMTFGERLKNLRNLRAYSQLELAERCGVSQRHVAFLERGRSKPSRRMVLDLAETLQLPLDARNHLLLSAGFAAIYPDTPPETAGLEFADQAIDLILTQQAPYPALVVDRLWQLRKVNTGCVRMMSWLTGMPEDQAATLLVGQNLLQLMMAEPIRSQIPTGVAIVRRLLAVSRRQLDLSLEGLEKLDALEASLKLPRATGDEQDIQWPAVPIVLRKGDEELRLISTITTLGTPTDVRLQDTMIESFFPADDTTRAWFKGQ
- a CDS encoding DUF2796 domain-containing protein, giving the protein MSARFPLLPLIGGLCVSGLALAEGPHVHGQGTLQLARDGNVLAVDLMVPAMDVVGFEHQPSDKAARDAVDEAVALLGNPAHILVPPPAAGCESRAAVVETPLLGFAAGDHDHDHDHDHDHDHDHDHDHDHDHDHDHDHDHVHRHADFHVSVEFDCAQPAQLRAVDVTLFDTLPGLQQLTVQSVSDTGAREARLHRGGDTGVALP
- a CDS encoding type 1 glutamine amidotransferase — its product is MPRALILKHVPFEGPAAIGDWLASEGFETRTLLLSEPHTLPALDEIDWLIVMGGPMGANDEATCPWMAAEKRLIRDAIDNGRTVIGICLGAQLIASVLGAPVTRNPAPEIGWFPIQPTVDCPQEISLLFRDMPKVLHWHGDTFALPDGARHLFASEACDNQGYLYADRVLGLQCHLECDADTLAGLCYHCADELTPDTWVQDAETLQSVSDIALASLHERLFALLALLPRERAA
- a CDS encoding DUF3299 domain-containing protein, encoding MRKWILVLGLLTSVSVLAQPATELEWDDMIPDGWPPEEMFEDVDINTLEDDDPKAIEFYAQLEKLWDEAPMVQSLDGQRVKLPGYAIPLEGDGDSVTTFLLVPYFGACIHVPPPPRNQTVLVTMREGSKATIEEAFFTVWVTGTMKVEQSETDLAKTGYTLIAEQVEPYTEPEPQPGDYDDPYADGYQQP
- a CDS encoding alpha/beta fold hydrolase, giving the protein MLRPLMTLFALLLGGCGAQPAETVPTRMTPYLTPDSMVTRDGSHQPLAIWLPEGEPEAVIIGLHSFGDYHAAFDHLGPWFAAQGIAFYTWDQRGFGAHPDAGHWPGDARLITDTVDAIRLLDARWHAPIYLLGESMGGGVALITAAEHPTLPIAGLALAAPSVRAGLRTRYLWNALFTVGGALMPGASYTLTRDPDDPRYYPPSAARLASDPQVIHDVRLDTYRDLIRFTDRASDLAAEVRAPILLLYGGRDGMIPPVSIAQLRKAQPQRLAYHFYPDAPHLLLQASDWQHYSRDILHWIQQSVTGVAATRAQQ
- a CDS encoding ABC transporter permease, yielding MTVLKLARASLWNRRSTAALVICSVALSVALLLGVERLRVEARHSFANTLSGVDLIVGARSGPINLLLYSVFRMGDPTSNVSWASVEKLRTHPQVDWIVPLSLGDSHKGFPVLGTSAAYFEHYRYRQGESLRLASGGIFDDVFDAVLGAEVARKLGYQQGARLVLAHGTGAVSLTQHADKPFRVVGILERTGTPVDNTVHISLAGMEAIHADWRGGAPLPGYRLSAERVREMDLTPSSVTAVMVGLTSRRAVFQVQRQINTDRDEALMAILPGLTLQQLWDMMRVGEQALLAVSALVAVVALTVMLTALLTGLNERRREMALLRALGARPWQIFALVIGESLVLSLGGAVLGVLLLQGMAWAASDWISGQLGLTISLWPPTAHEAALLAALLAGGVLAGLWPAWRAYRNALVDGMTIRM
- a CDS encoding ABC transporter ATP-binding protein, which translates into the protein MSMALQLDDVRFRWHRRAPCVIDVQHFAVAEGEQLFLAGPSGSGKSTLLALIAGIATPEQGQVRVLGESFAQLRGARRDRFRAEHLGIIFQQFNLLPYLSVLDNVLLPCRFSERRRAEACARDGSPEAQARRLLERLGLAADDVLRRPVTALSVGQQQRVAAARALMGAPGLVIADEPTSALDTDRRSEFVALLIQECTAAGAALLFVSHDLSLAPRFHRSLSLRDINGGAS